The DNA window ataaaaaaaatcaaaggaaaacaaaagaaaaagagagagggaagtgATTGAGGGATGCATGATggttgataggtgagttgacGTGACTGGTGCATAGAtgtgatgtgtatgtggtatatgtgtaataaaatataGAGAAAAGGTAAAAAAGTTGATTTGACCGTGTGTAGGTTTATATGTAATAAAGTgtgtaatttgtatttttggtgtaaaaatttcaaaattaaattcaattatttatacCACAAATTATTTCTAAACTTATATATTTTCACCGTGGCAAACACTAATTGGAGAGATAAATTGCGTCCCTATATGAGACACACACTTCAAATTGTTTTCCATTTGAAGTGAAAATAGTGAGTGAATGATGCCACCGTTTCCTTCAACCTCTAGTCGGTTCCATTTCCATACTCATTCATCTCTGCTCATCAATCTCACCACCAACACCTTCAACCTCCCCATCACCATGTCCTtctcttcatcttcatcatcacattcatcTTCCACAACCCATCCAATACAAGAATCAAAACACCAAAACCTCTCTCAAATCCTCAAATACCATAACCAAACCAAGCATTCCTTCACTAAATACGCCCGAGGACCTCACGGCCTCGACTGGGCTAACCAACCCAACCCATTTCGGAGATTCGAATCTGCTCCACTGCTCCCTCTCCTACACTACCCCACACAAGATCAAAACCCCAACATTGAAGCTCCTCCTTCTTACTCATCTCTCTTTCTATCTCTCCCTCCTTCAAAACCCATTTCTAAATCTTCTATTTCCCAGTTTCTCTACGATTCTTTAGCTCTCTCCGCTTGGAAAACTGCTGGGTTTTCGACCTGGTCGCTTAGAGTTAACCCCAGTAGCGGGAATCTACACCCTACCGAAGCTTACATTGTAAGCCCTCCTATTGACTCGGTTTCGTGTTCTGGTTCGGGTTTCGTGGCGCATTACGCTCCGAAAGAGCATGGTTTGGAGATTAGAGCGGAAATCCCATCTGGGTTTTTCCCCAGATTCTTTCCCGAGAACACTTTCCTCGTTGGGTTGTCTTCGATTTTCTGGCGCGAAGCTTGGAAATACGGCGAGCGAGCTTTCCGGTACTGTAACCACGACGTGGGTCATGCTATCGCTGCCGTGTCGATGGCTGCGGCCGCCATTGGTTGGGATGTGAAGGTTCTAGATGGCTTGGGCCATGAGGATATGAAGAAACTCATGGGGCTTGAAATTTTCCCTGAGTTTCATATTCCTTCTCGACCCATTAAAGGTAAGTTGCCTCATATTGAATTTGAGCACCCTGATTGTGTTTTAGCTGTTTTCCCAAGTGGGGTTGGTGGATTTGATTTAAATTATGAAGAATTGAGTTCTGCCATTGCTGAATTTTCCAAGTTGGATTGGAAGGGAAAGCCTAATTTGTTGAGTAAAGAACATATTTGTTGGGATATTATATATAGATCAGCTGAGGCAGTTAAGAAACCTTTAGATATAGAAAGTAGATTCATTGTTGATCCATTTCAGAGTAGTGGAGTCATTAGTGAAGGTGTGTATAAAGAGTTTAGTGTTAGGGAAATAGTTAGAAAACGAAGGAGTGCAGTTGATATGGATGGTGTTACTGTAATTGAGAGAAGTACATTTTATCAAATGCTTCTGCATTGTCTTCCTTCGGGTTCGGGTAATGATGAAGAGAAGCAAAAGAGGCCATTGGCATTGCCGTTTCAGGCTCTTTCTTGGGATGCTGAGGTGCATGCTGCTTTGTTTGTTCATAGGGTGAAAGGTTTGCCTCAAGGTCTGTATTTTTTGGTTAGAAATGAAGATCATTTTGGTGAGCTTAAGAAATCTATGAGGCCTGACTTTAATTGGACCAAGCCTGACGGTTGCCCTGATGAACTTCCTTTATATGAGCTTCATGTAGGTGATTATAGACTTCTCTCTCAACGGCTCTCGTGCAATCAGGTATGTTGAATTTCAGTTCTTGTTGTTTTATACCACTTCTCTCTCAACGGCTCTCGTGCAATCAGGTATGTTGAATTTGAGTTCTTGTTGTTTTATACcatttatatgtaaatatatattataattgagTTTTAGCAGAAAACAGAGATTTTTTATTACCCGAAAAAAACACCAGTGGTGACATGCTGCCTTACGCTATTATATTGCTATGAGTGCAATTAACTAGCGGGTTTTACATAATTCAAGTtaatttgatttaaataaaatataaatatgtaaCACCCGATATTTATTTACTCTATTACGAGTGTTGGGCATCCTAAGGTGCTATTTAGCATTTCTTCGCGAGTGTTGGGGACCCTAGGGTGCTTGGGCCTAATAGTTTACAGTATTATGAATAGAGGGGATTCTGTCTTTTGCATGAGAAATAACTGTGCATAATTCATGAATCTTTTGTAGTAGAAACATTTTGCATTTTGACTGtcataaatatatttgactCTGAGTTGTTTCTTGATTCAAACCCCCATTTGTGTTGTTTCATAGGAGATGAGCATTTGAAATGATTGTTTGTAAAAGAATATATGATATATACATATGAAAATATCCCAGTCTTGCTAAGATATTGCATGCATCCATATTGATGCAGGAAATAGCAAGTGATGGCTGCTTCAGTCTTGGTATGGTAGCTCATTTTGAGCCTGTTTTGCGCGAGAAAGTGTGGATGTATCCTCGATTGTTTTGGGAGACTGGAGTTCTAGGACAAGTTTTGTACCTCGAAGCACATGCTGTTGGCATATCTGCAACAGGAATCGGCTGCTACTTCGACGACCCTGGTACAGATTCCTTTCCCCTAGCAATTCTTCATTGCATGACATTTCACTGTGAAAAATCGTTACATGGTTATTGCTTTGATATGACTCAAAATTGGCAGTATCTGGTGAATaatcaactctttctttactgCTGCATGAAAATCTAAGTTTGAAAGTGATGGTTCAATTTTCATTACAATAAACAAATATTCAGCCTCACATGTTAAAATCCAAATgctattgttgttgttgctatCCAGTGCATGAAGTGCTTGGGATTAAAGGATCAAATTTTCAGAGTCTCTATCACTTCACCGTGGGAGGTCCTGTTCTGGACGAACGAATCATGAGTCTACCGGCATATCCAGGCCCCGGAATAGACGCTTGATGGAGTATGTTCTATGGGATCAGAAAAACTATGTTACTTGTGCCAAGATGCCATAAAGTTCACCAAAATGGGGGGTGCAGAGAAATCAGAAAAAGTTATAGTAGCTATTGGTTGAAATTACACTAAAATGGCCACACTATTTTTTGAGACCTTGATATGTAATATACATCATCCCattgtaaatatataaaaaaaaaatatatgaagtgGAGCTCATTCCTTTTACTTAACTTCACTTATACCCTTTGTTAGAGAGGCTGTTTCTTGAGATGTATATATTATGAGAACAaaaggtgagattattattttgTGGGTAAAggaattattttattgataaAAAATAGCTTTTTGTTATATTACAAAGCTATTTTGCTTGACTTGGCAACGGCAACTACGTTGTTAATCTTCATTAAGTTTTCAAGGGTCAGTTTCCtttattaatttgaatttgataTATCAAGCAGAACAAAAATGTACAATGGTATATCAAAGAAGAACAAAACAAAGCCATGAATACAGAATTGAAGCTGATATCTCTACTCTCCTACTAACCGAAATCTATCGTACTGATTCCAACGGAATTAAAACCCACAGTAGGCACTCAATTTCGACCAATGGCAGGGTAAAAGCTCCAGTCCCACTGGACTAGCCAATAGTTCACAAACCATGTTTAGATTCTAAACTTCCAAAGCCCCATTATGGTACAAAAGCTCTTGTAGTTTGAAGAGATTACAGACCAAGCATGACCATTGGAGCAGAGCAGCCTCATCCCATCATGTAAAACTCATAACATCAAAAGATCAGACTTTTGGGCTCCCATACCAAGCAAGGGCAGGCTATTCCTTGTTGCCTCCACCCTCATACTTTGACCTCCTCGCTATCTTCCCTTGCTTCAAACTAGTTTTGAAACTTTGAACTTGGGTTGTTGTTTTGTTGCACCAGTAAGGTACAGATACCTGTGCTGCCCAATCAGTTTTGCTTGATGCTTGCATTGAAAACTCATCAGTCAACACCATCTGATGGAGCTAAACGAAAACAGATCAAATTTAAAGTTGACAGGTTTACTCAGTATTTGAACGAGTCCAAGAAGAGACCAAGGGCAAGCCCAGTCTTCCAAAAGTTAAAGACTGTTATAAGGCTCTTAATCTTTTTTAAGAAAGGGGAAGAAGCTCTATACATGAGTGCCCCAATCCCCTCTACAACAAACACAGCCAAGGCAGCAGATAGAATGTCCCAGTCACCTGTTTGCCCAATAACAGTAGCAAATGCAGTTGCGCAGTAAAATCCCCCCAAGAAGAAAAGCAATTTAAGTGGAAAACCTCTCCTTATTTCCTGAATTCTTGCTTCTAACCTGGTTTGAAAACCTTGAATGGCCCTAATTAGCCGTGTTCTGCCATTTCTGCCActagaaggagaagaaggatCCGGGACATTGTCATCAAGACTGCTCCTAATCAACCACACCATCTTCCTGTACCAAAACAAAAGATATCCTCAAATAATTATAGTAAAGAGGATTTCCAGTCTACTACTTTAGTTACAATTTTCCCAAAAACACATACTGCATGCATATGCATAATTATGACAAGCCACTGGTATGGTGAAGATGATGTTCGTTCAACTTAATAAGTTACTCTATGCTATATTTGTGGTACACATCAGAGAATTTTCTTTTATTGCTTCAATATCAGTTCTCTCTGACATTTATCGATTCTTAACATTAACGAAATGCAAAAGAACTTACAACAAACACATTCTAATACTTAAAAAGCTCCTCTAGAGCAAAACTAGCCTCACTAACCATATTTATTCAGGTACATTGACAACTTACTTGGAATTATTAGCCGAAGAAGGTCGAATTACACAGAAAATAGAACACCAACAATAGTGCCTCCACTTAGCACAAACACTTTGGGGAGAGCATGCTTGAATGTTGAATGTTGCAGCTGCAAAACTTATACACTTTGAAGAAGCAAGTACAGCATTTCTTGGACAATTAGGAGGTACAACAACAACACTTGCCATTAATGCTTACCTATAAGTAATAATACagtatttaaaatatgttaagagTAAGAAGATAAAGGGAAAGAACAACATGATCTCTATATAACTGATGAACAAGCCATGGATGAAATGGAATTCTTACATTTCATAAACTCTTACCATTGCTCTTCAATTATAACTCTGAATATTCCTCCCATGCCCACCAAGCTAGCAATTCATGCAACTGAAAGTGACGACAGCTTCAGAGCATAAAACTTACAACATATGAATTGTTAAATTATTTATCAGATTGATAAGTGTTTGTTTCCTCCATTTTTTCAACAATATGATTTCATTATCTTAAATAATCTATGAAAAATACCATCCCTTAATCTGTCATAGTATCATAGCCACATACTTATCATCCATTCAAAAACTTCAAACTCAGAAGACCATCAAATCCAAACCCAACAAGAAAAGATTTTCCACACATATTCCCACCAAAACAAAATAGTTTCAAAAATTCACGGAATTCGGTCAAGAAAAATAACACACCAAAACCAAATTCCAAATTCATTGCCAGATTTTTAATACTAAATCATAATAAACACACCTCAAATAGAAAACAAATCAAAAATCAAACACTaccctttgaaaaaaaaaaagaagaagaaatccGGACCGGCCAAAGACTGAAGCTTTCCGGCGCCGTTGGGCCTCCTGCGCAGGTCGATCACACCCTGAGAGCACCCAGAATAAGAACACCTTCTGGGTCCTCCCGCGAAATGCGAAACGCCGGCCGCCTCTTCCACTGGTGCTCTTCTTGGCCGCCGCTCACCAGAACCAAAGCCAAGCTTTACTCGAGCTATAAACGCGgcggaagaaaaagaaaaatggtaATATTACTAAGCAAATTTTAGTAAATTAAACAAtaatcttaaaataatttaagaaaaaatatataagaacaacaaaataactataaaacaacagaaaaataataaagcatTGACTTAATtgcaataaataaaataatatcaactctttattatatttttgtattacggatttttttttattagatgggtttagtaacacttttattttttaattttttaatcacaaaaataaaagtaattttatatttttaaaatgttgttttgaaaaaataaataaatacttttattttttaatttaaaagtagaaaataaaagtattttctataacttttatttttatttttattttctgattttatttaagtcgtaTCTAGGTTCGAGTATGGGATTGGAGTTGGGGCTATAGTTTGGCTACCAATGTTCAAGTTGGAGTCaaagtccaaaatattgattaagaaaaaaaactatttacaaaatttttgaaagtgatttttttattttcaaaatttttaaaactttgatattaaaaaattgaaaaagtgaaaataattttatagaacatgttttcggaaaatatttttacttttctaattataaaaataaaaaattgattagaaaAGTATTAGCAAACGTACTTTTAGTTTTGACAATTTGATTTATCTTTTTGTactattacattatttttttcatgaaaTTTGTTGTTACAATTTTAttctttcaactttttttttcgttttctttttgagttagtgatagtataaattgaaaaataactaaaaaataatataaaaataacaaaacaaatgCACATTTATACTCATATTTGCAAAGTAAATTTTGGTTTAAGTTTCAAAATATATTGATCTAAGTTTTGGCCaagtaattctttttttttttttttgaaatgcaaatggAAATTCCATGATTAGTTAAATTGAATATAGTTCATTACATGCAAATAATCGAAcagattaaataaaaataggCTACAAAGTCCTTTACATCAAATAGGATAAAAACCCTAAGAGTATCTTGAACTAAATGACATATAAGTCATTAGCAATAAAGCATCAAAATTatgtgaaaaaaattatattttcatcaCGAATGAACGTATAACGAATCACACCTATAAATAACAATCAGTTAAAGATTTTCCAAAAAATTAGGTAGAAACACCTTAATTaatcaaacaataataaaacAGAATAATATAACTATTAcaaggagatttacattcttACTTGtctttataaaagattctattataataaTCTTGACATTTGTTGTTCGTTTCAATTCAATAATTAATtctaaacaataaattaaaagaatttatatagacaattataataattttcgtTAGTGAATATATgcaatttataatttaatttgtatctcaaattaatattgtagttgagcTCTAATATAAGACTACTCTCAACAGCTTCTCtactatatttttaaaatacatcacCAAAACTTTACTTTATCTATTTTACCtcaaatttttacatttatatcatACATCAACTtctctattttttctttatatcatttaaatattatatttttaatatattttatttattttatattaataattcatataatattacacatatataaaaaagttaaagaaaataatattaaaatatgtttagcTCAATGAATAGTTATCTCTACATTTAGCTTAGCACTATTCATTGAgctaaaaaatatgtaaaatagtTAAGGTTTACCTCACTTGTTGGAAGCtcaattttgtaaatttttctctataatttaaaaattgaactaTTTTAACTCATCTAATTTGAATAAGaataacttaatttaaatttaaattgtctttatatttatatttatagtgtgtatatttataatttgaatAGGAATAacgtaatttaaatttaaattgtctttatatttatatttatagtgtgtatatttataattttaataggAATATCCTaatttaatattctatatatcaTTATATCTTATATATATTGAGGATGATACATATTGAACTTCCAATCACTTCAAAAGCTAAGCACGTATTTTTGTAGACTTAAATCTTTCTCAAAGCTATAATATAATCTTGGTTTAACAATCATGTCTAAGGCTTCACTACTCAACTCTTTTATCCTTTTGAGGTTAGTTTTCATAcctattttgaattattttttgtcACAAATATTATTCAAGGGCAAACTTTTTAGAAATTTTCATAAATgcctaaaattttaaaagaaaaaaaaatactgaaaATATAGAATAGAGAAAAAATTACGAAAATACGAAAGAGCATAATATCATCGtaaatacataatttaatttttttaaaattaaattttataaactatataaataaattaaaagtattacaaaatattacataattattgtaaattgtttccttttaaaaaaaattagacatccggatcacaaataatattttttgataatatTGATGAATCAATCAtaccaattaaattttaaacAATCGTCTATTTAATCAcatagtaaaaataatttttacaaattattaattgtattcttgtaacatttataaaattttgtatatttcattttttttttctttttaaaaaatttacttaaatttttctaaatcagACGACGATGTTATACGATAGCACTGGAGAATGTTGTAAAAGGGAAAATGGCAAGTGACATGGGCAACAATTACAATAGTAAAAGTGTTGCGAATGCAAATAATAAGAATGAATTTTATTGGATGAGA is part of the Cannabis sativa cultivar Pink pepper isolate KNU-18-1 chromosome 5, ASM2916894v1, whole genome shotgun sequence genome and encodes:
- the LOC115718065 gene encoding uncharacterized protein LOC115718065 isoform X1, translating into MMPPFPSTSSRFHFHTHSSLLINLTTNTFNLPITMSFSSSSSSHSSSTTHPIQESKHQNLSQILKYHNQTKHSFTKYARGPHGLDWANQPNPFRRFESAPLLPLLHYPTQDQNPNIEAPPSYSSLFLSLPPSKPISKSSISQFLYDSLALSAWKTAGFSTWSLRVNPSSGNLHPTEAYIVSPPIDSVSCSGSGFVAHYAPKEHGLEIRAEIPSGFFPRFFPENTFLVGLSSIFWREAWKYGERAFRYCNHDVGHAIAAVSMAAAAIGWDVKVLDGLGHEDMKKLMGLEIFPEFHIPSRPIKGKLPHIEFEHPDCVLAVFPSGVGGFDLNYEELSSAIAEFSKLDWKGKPNLLSKEHICWDIIYRSAEAVKKPLDIESRFIVDPFQSSGVISEGVYKEFSVREIVRKRRSAVDMDGVTVIERSTFYQMLLHCLPSGSGNDEEKQKRPLALPFQALSWDAEVHAALFVHRVKGLPQGLYFLVRNEDHFGELKKSMRPDFNWTKPDGCPDELPLYELHVGDYRLLSQRLSCNQEIASDGCFSLGMVAHFEPVLREKVWMYPRLFWETGVLGQVLYLEAHAVGISATGIGCYFDDPVHEVLGIKGSNFQSLYHFTVGGPVLDERIMSLPAYPGPGIDA
- the LOC115716480 gene encoding ycf20-like protein codes for the protein MASVVVVPPNCPRNAVLASSKCISFAAATFNIQACSPQSVCAKWRHYCWCSIFCVIRPSSANNSKKMVWLIRSSLDDNVPDPSSPSSGRNGRTRLIRAIQGFQTRLEARIQEIRRGFPLKLLFFLGGFYCATAFATVIGQTGDWDILSAALAVFVVEGIGALMYRASSPFLKKIKSLITVFNFWKTGLALGLFLDSFKY
- the LOC115718065 gene encoding uncharacterized protein LOC115718065 isoform X2; translated protein: MMPPFPSTSSRFHFHTHSSLLINLTTNTFNLPITMSFSSSSSSHSSSTTHPIQESKHQNLSQILKYHNQTKHSFTKYARGPHGLDWANQPNPFRRFESAPLLPLLHYPTQDQNPNIEAPPSYSSLFLSLPPSKPISKSSISQFLYDSLALSAWKTAGFSTWSLRVNPSSGNLHPTEAYIVSPPIDSVSCSGSGFVAHYAPKEHGLEIRAEIPSGFFPRFFPENTFLVGLSSIFWREAWKYGERAFRYCNHDVGHAIAAVSMAAAAIGWDVKVLDGLGHEDMKKLMGLEIFPEFHIPSRPIKGKLPHIEFEHPDCVLAVFPSGVGGFDLNYEELSSAIAEFSKLDWKGKPNLLSKEHICWDIIYRSAEAVKKPLDIESRFIVDPFQSSGVISEGVYKEFSVREIVRKRRSAVDMDGVTVIERSTFYQMLLHCLPSGSGNDEEKQKRPLALPFQALSWDAEVHAALFVHRVKGLPQGLYFLVRNEDHFGELKKSMRPDFNWTKPDGCPDELPLYELHVGDYRLLSQRLSCNQVC